The following proteins come from a genomic window of Vallitaleaceae bacterium 9-2:
- the mglB gene encoding galactose/glucose ABC transporter substrate-binding protein MglB has product MRKLLSMILVLVMVLSLAACSSDEAADDTTTNDDTSTNQEASGSDETEQDSSEMKEITIGANIYNFADNFMNGVVSPALKEHAGAAGITINIVDSENQQNKLNDQVDIFIGQGVDILAINLVDPASAGTIIQKAKDADIPLILFNKEATEEGIMDTYDKVWYVGTASKDAGIIQGEMMVSDWQANPEWDKNGDGTVQYVLLKGEPGHPDAEARTEYSVKAFDEAGIAVEELAMQPDPKWSTDGGYDKMTTWLASYGDSIELVICNNDGMAFGAINAMKEQGVEIPVYGVDALAQALNHVADDEMNGTVLNDGNNQAKAVIDLAANIANGKDPIADTEWTLDEVKAVRVPYVAVTKDNYQDFQ; this is encoded by the coding sequence ATGAGAAAATTATTAAGTATGATTCTTGTATTAGTGATGGTTTTATCTTTAGCAGCATGTTCAAGTGATGAAGCAGCTGATGACACAACGACAAATGACGATACGTCAACCAATCAAGAGGCTTCAGGAAGTGATGAGACTGAGCAAGACAGCTCTGAAATGAAAGAAATAACTATTGGAGCGAATATTTATAACTTTGCTGATAACTTTATGAATGGTGTTGTATCGCCAGCATTAAAAGAGCACGCAGGCGCAGCAGGCATTACCATTAATATTGTTGACTCAGAGAATCAACAAAATAAATTAAATGACCAGGTAGATATCTTCATCGGTCAAGGCGTAGATATTTTGGCAATTAACTTAGTGGATCCGGCATCTGCAGGAACAATTATTCAAAAAGCAAAAGATGCGGATATTCCTTTGATTCTTTTTAACAAAGAAGCAACAGAAGAAGGCATTATGGATACATATGACAAAGTATGGTATGTAGGAACAGCTTCAAAAGACGCCGGAATTATTCAAGGTGAAATGATGGTTTCGGACTGGCAAGCAAACCCAGAGTGGGATAAAAATGGTGATGGAACGGTTCAATACGTTTTACTAAAAGGAGAACCAGGACATCCAGATGCTGAAGCAAGAACAGAATATTCTGTAAAAGCATTTGATGAAGCAGGGATTGCGGTAGAAGAACTTGCAATGCAACCAGATCCAAAGTGGTCAACGGATGGTGGTTATGACAAGATGACAACATGGTTAGCATCTTATGGCGATAGCATTGAATTAGTTATCTGTAACAACGATGGAATGGCATTTGGTGCGATTAATGCCATGAAAGAACAAGGGGTAGAGATTCCTGTATATGGTGTTGATGCGCTTGCGCAAGCACTTAACCACGTTGCAGATGATGAAATGAATGGTACTGTTCTTAATGATGGTAATAACCAAGCAAAAGCTGTTATCGATTTAGCGGCAAATATTGCAAACGGTAAGGATCCTATTGCAGATACAGAGTGGACACTTGATGAAGTCAAAGCGGTTCGTGTTCCTTATGTTGCAGTAACAAAAGATAATTATCAAGACTTTCAATAA
- a CDS encoding galactose ABC transporter substrate-binding protein, which produces MKKIMLVVALFVCSITLVGCEKGETEVAVLLYDNSDPFIYSVGQYLQEYQNDEINIRIYDSKKSQIVQNEIAEQLYDEGIDLLIINPVERLSSYIFVEKSIQEDVPIIFFNREPLKEDLDAMDDVYYVGANATESGAMQAEMIAEAFGGSTENLNAYDTNGDNIIQCVIFKGEQGHQDAEERTTVVIDALEREGYQVEVLMTQVANWNENEAYRDMEEIMLQYGDAIELLISNNDAMAIGATKYLMDNGYFGQQMRGTVIEVPFVIVGIDGLSEAIDFIKNGYMYGTILNDGNNMANAILELTEYIIENPDKKLNYNLEDDKYIWIPYKNFVFD; this is translated from the coding sequence ATGAAAAAAATCATGTTAGTTGTAGCTCTATTCGTATGTAGCATAACCCTTGTTGGATGTGAAAAAGGCGAGACAGAAGTTGCCGTATTACTTTATGATAATAGTGATCCGTTTATTTATTCTGTGGGACAATATTTACAAGAATATCAAAACGATGAAATAAACATCCGAATTTATGATAGTAAAAAATCGCAAATTGTACAAAATGAAATCGCAGAACAACTATATGATGAAGGGATAGACCTTTTAATCATCAATCCGGTTGAACGTTTAAGTTCATATATTTTTGTGGAAAAATCCATCCAGGAAGATGTGCCTATTATCTTTTTTAACCGAGAGCCCTTAAAAGAAGACCTTGATGCCATGGATGATGTCTATTATGTCGGAGCCAATGCGACAGAATCAGGTGCCATGCAGGCGGAAATGATTGCTGAAGCATTTGGGGGCTCGACAGAGAATCTTAATGCGTATGATACCAATGGGGATAATATTATTCAATGTGTTATCTTCAAGGGAGAGCAGGGACATCAGGATGCGGAAGAGCGAACGACAGTCGTTATTGATGCACTTGAACGTGAGGGATATCAAGTCGAAGTATTAATGACCCAAGTGGCAAATTGGAATGAAAATGAGGCCTACCGGGACATGGAAGAAATCATGCTTCAATATGGAGACGCCATTGAATTACTTATTTCAAATAACGATGCCATGGCTATCGGAGCGACAAAATACTTAATGGATAATGGATACTTTGGACAGCAGATGCGCGGGACGGTTATCGAAGTCCCTTTTGTCATTGTCGGAATTGATGGATTAAGTGAAGCGATTGACTTTATCAAAAATGGCTATATGTATGGAACGATTCTTAATGACGGGAATAATATGGCTAATGCAATCTTGGAACTCACAGAATATATTATTGAAAATCCTGATAAAAAACTGAATTATAATCTTGAAGACGATAAGTATATATGGATTCCGTATAAAAACTTTGTGTTTGATTGA
- a CDS encoding sensor histidine kinase — MKIKEFSIRTTIITTISIILVIAVCLSVFIIFNIITSKTKALVYDQASEINKQIVLNYENYTNGVKDIMTRIQKRVIMIDAKNEYTTLREFFLNLEEIEPDIEAIALFDNSGEVIVSTQTIGKDSKKIAVKNWFRNAIYEDDIIHFSAPHEQDIFEIQSDEVITASKEIKYVDEGMTKNGVLLIDMNFESLDSLSKITNLGETGHILIVDDNDNLIYSSDRQNHNTKSKSYTLIKEKIFGRATATINGTSMAMNINTISSTRWRIATFQNIDSVNDGMNQALLMVVGLGIVAIISTILIASFVARKITDPLTKLDNAIIDFQHGNYTTKVAIEGQKEVKIVSQGFNDMIDEIQRLMDEVVKEQEGKRHTEISVLQNQINPHFLYNTLDCIIWLAEKKRNDDLVSTVNALSTYFRVSLSKGKQFIPISEELKHIESYMLIQTMRYNDIFEYTITCEAQLEKLKIMKLLLQPLVENAIYHGIDKDEDDGYIHVNIYEQNENVFLSVTNNGYGISASKIQEIYKGMEEGNAKGSIGMKNVYQRIKLFYGDQARIHIESELDESTTISIIIAKAKLEEQE; from the coding sequence ATGAAAATTAAAGAATTTTCCATACGTACAACAATCATTACAACCATATCGATCATATTAGTCATAGCGGTGTGTTTGTCTGTATTTATTATCTTTAATATCATTACATCAAAGACCAAAGCATTAGTTTATGATCAAGCCAGTGAAATTAATAAGCAAATTGTTCTCAATTATGAAAATTATACCAACGGGGTTAAAGATATTATGACCCGCATACAAAAACGTGTAATTATGATCGACGCTAAGAATGAATATACTACATTACGCGAGTTTTTTCTAAACTTAGAGGAAATTGAGCCGGATATAGAAGCTATCGCATTATTTGATAATTCCGGTGAAGTTATTGTCTCAACCCAGACCATTGGAAAAGATAGTAAAAAAATTGCTGTTAAAAACTGGTTTCGAAATGCTATTTACGAAGATGATATTATTCATTTTAGTGCACCTCATGAACAGGATATTTTTGAAATACAAAGCGATGAGGTAATTACTGCGTCAAAAGAAATTAAATATGTAGATGAAGGTATGACGAAAAATGGTGTATTGCTTATTGATATGAACTTTGAAAGTCTGGACTCCTTATCAAAGATTACGAATCTAGGCGAGACCGGGCATATACTTATCGTTGATGATAATGATAATCTCATCTATTCTTCAGACAGGCAAAACCATAATACAAAAAGTAAAAGTTATACGTTGATAAAAGAAAAAATATTTGGACGTGCTACGGCGACGATTAATGGGACAAGTATGGCGATGAACATTAATACCATTAGTTCAACAAGGTGGAGAATCGCAACATTTCAAAACATTGATTCAGTTAATGATGGAATGAATCAAGCGCTTTTGATGGTGGTTGGACTGGGGATTGTTGCTATTATTAGTACAATTTTAATCGCTTCTTTTGTCGCTAGAAAAATAACAGATCCACTTACAAAGCTGGACAATGCGATTATCGATTTTCAACATGGGAATTACACGACCAAAGTTGCTATTGAAGGACAAAAAGAAGTCAAGATTGTCAGTCAGGGGTTTAATGATATGATTGATGAAATTCAACGCCTCATGGATGAAGTGGTCAAAGAGCAAGAAGGAAAGCGCCATACAGAAATCAGCGTTTTACAAAATCAAATCAATCCGCACTTTCTATACAATACGTTGGATTGTATTATTTGGTTGGCAGAAAAAAAGCGCAATGATGACCTAGTTAGTACAGTGAATGCGCTATCGACATATTTTAGAGTGAGCCTTTCTAAGGGAAAACAGTTTATTCCCATATCGGAAGAATTAAAGCATATTGAAAGTTATATGCTCATCCAGACGATGCGTTATAATGATATATTTGAATATACTATTACTTGTGAAGCACAACTTGAAAAATTAAAGATTATGAAACTATTACTCCAGCCCCTGGTAGAAAATGCAATCTATCATGGTATTGACAAAGATGAGGACGATGGCTATATCCATGTCAATATTTATGAACAAAATGAAAATGTATTTCTTAGTGTAACGAACAATGGATATGGCATCAGTGCGTCTAAAATTCAAGAAATCTATAAAGGAATGGAAGAGGGAAATGCTAAAGGCAGTATTGGGATGAAAAATGTATATCAGCGCATCAAACTTTTTTATGGTGATCAAGCACGCATACATATTGAAAGTGAATTGGATGAAAGTACAACCATAAGCATTATCATTGCAAAGGCAAAGTTGGAGGAACAAGAATGA
- a CDS encoding response regulator, whose translation MAYTVILVDDEDEVRGRIGSKIEEVEAFEIIGTASNGYDALDLLDEMTPDVIITDIKMPYVDGIELTRSIKERYPTVKVAIISGYDDYSYLKEAINLDVAAYLSKPISTENIQTFLAKIKEKLDEEKAQVKRKEEIELTQIRARVLKLLLTEEDLSHIEHYSLEELGINVSSEFVLVSSEIKNSDGDIVAIEKKKNQCSLLTYDLISEVFTTYHFVFGKKIISIIEVKGEAFEKELDSLLYKIYNYLRKYLNVEIAIAVSAKAPFKSLSALYKQSKRALEESEITDRIPINYYEKLEKSSEKLFLDLEDVIEFKKNMRYMDEKLFVEYTKQCAKKINEDSRYDIFGIVMTLSGLLLEYANAVEVNISEALDINRIKTYIDDRNIDGFMKLIVQLTAQIKCDVISRKTTKSNEILTNILDYIENEFNNPQMSMDLVCEKFHISVSYLSTLFKKETDTTFNKYLVSKRIDHAKHLLATTEDKMVMIAEQCGYKDVYYFSHSFKRVTGSTPRRYRKSQEV comes from the coding sequence ATGGCATATACAGTGATTTTAGTTGATGATGAAGATGAAGTGCGTGGACGCATCGGATCAAAAATTGAAGAAGTTGAGGCTTTTGAAATAATTGGGACAGCATCCAATGGCTATGACGCGTTGGATTTATTAGATGAGATGACACCTGATGTGATTATTACAGATATTAAAATGCCTTACGTCGATGGTATTGAACTAACACGAAGTATAAAAGAAAGGTATCCGACGGTAAAAGTTGCAATCATATCTGGTTACGATGATTATAGCTATCTTAAAGAAGCGATTAATCTTGATGTTGCCGCTTATTTATCTAAGCCGATTTCAACAGAAAACATTCAGACATTTTTAGCAAAAATAAAAGAAAAACTAGATGAAGAAAAGGCACAAGTCAAACGAAAAGAAGAAATTGAACTGACACAAATTCGTGCGCGTGTGCTTAAACTATTACTTACGGAAGAAGATTTAAGCCATATAGAGCACTATTCACTCGAAGAATTAGGCATTAACGTATCGAGTGAGTTTGTCTTGGTCTCTAGCGAAATTAAAAATAGCGATGGGGATATTGTGGCAATAGAGAAGAAAAAAAATCAGTGTTCTTTATTAACGTATGATTTAATATCCGAGGTGTTTACAACCTATCATTTTGTTTTTGGCAAAAAAATCATCAGTATCATAGAAGTAAAAGGGGAGGCATTTGAGAAGGAACTCGATAGCTTATTATACAAAATATATAATTACCTGCGAAAGTATTTGAACGTAGAGATAGCCATTGCAGTTAGTGCCAAAGCCCCATTTAAAAGTCTCTCAGCTTTATATAAACAGTCAAAAAGAGCGCTGGAAGAGAGTGAGATTACAGATAGAATTCCCATAAATTATTATGAAAAGCTGGAAAAATCTTCGGAAAAACTTTTTTTGGATTTAGAAGATGTTATTGAATTTAAAAAAAATATGCGGTATATGGATGAAAAACTGTTTGTAGAGTATACAAAACAGTGTGCAAAAAAAATAAATGAGGATAGCCGTTATGATATTTTTGGGATCGTTATGACCCTAAGTGGACTATTATTGGAATATGCAAATGCGGTTGAAGTAAACATTAGTGAAGCCTTGGATATAAATCGTATCAAAACCTATATTGATGATCGCAATATTGATGGTTTTATGAAGTTGATTGTTCAACTAACCGCCCAAATCAAGTGTGATGTCATCTCACGTAAGACAACTAAATCCAACGAGATTTTGACCAATATCCTTGATTATATTGAAAATGAATTTAATAATCCACAGATGAGTATGGACTTGGTTTGTGAAAAGTTTCATATTAGCGTCTCATACTTAAGCACATTGTTTAAAAAAGAAACAGACACTACCTTTAATAAATACCTTGTCAGTAAACGTATTGACCATGCAAAGCATCTATTAGCCACAACAGAAGATAAAATGGTAATGATTGCAGAACAATGTGGGTATAAAGATGTGTATTATTTTAGCCATAGTTTTAAGCGGGTGACAGGAAGCACCCCCCGAAGATATAGAAAATCTCAAGAGGTATAA
- a CDS encoding ABC transporter ATP-binding protein — MSQIVLKNVTKHFTTKTLGTITAVDNFNLEIEEGECFSFLGPSGCGKTTTLRMIAGFEDLSEGEIELCGKTVSNDRKKIYVPPEDRGLGMVFQAFAVWPHMNIYDNVAFPLKVQKVNKSEIKERVSKALKHTKLSGMERVYPSDLSGGQQQRIALARAIVTNPKVMLLDEPLSNLDPKLRESMRFEIKELQKKFNFTIIFVTHDQSEAMALSDRMMVMDMGKIMQVGKPENLYNNPKNRFVHSFLGQSTFINVELKDGKIYPAGDHRQAIPMALPDKANDKMILATRPNEISLNRTTGFKSKIEKRIFMTDCTRYMVKVGEQILQIETPHHNEFKEGEPCYVDIHNPMWYEDDGGEAEKERMKRQLI; from the coding sequence ATGAGCCAAATAGTGCTAAAAAATGTGACAAAACATTTTACGACAAAAACCTTAGGAACCATTACAGCAGTAGATAACTTTAACTTAGAAATTGAAGAAGGAGAATGTTTTTCCTTCTTAGGTCCATCAGGTTGTGGAAAAACAACAACTTTGCGGATGATTGCCGGATTTGAAGACTTATCTGAAGGTGAGATAGAACTTTGTGGAAAAACAGTGTCCAATGACCGGAAAAAAATATACGTTCCACCAGAAGATAGAGGTTTGGGAATGGTATTTCAAGCATTTGCTGTATGGCCGCACATGAACATATATGACAATGTGGCATTTCCTCTAAAAGTACAAAAGGTGAATAAAAGTGAAATTAAGGAACGGGTTTCCAAAGCTTTAAAGCATACAAAGCTTTCAGGAATGGAACGTGTGTATCCTTCCGATTTATCTGGAGGACAACAACAACGGATTGCTTTAGCCAGAGCGATTGTGACCAACCCAAAAGTCATGCTTTTAGATGAACCTCTCTCAAACTTAGACCCCAAATTACGTGAATCAATGCGGTTTGAGATTAAGGAACTACAGAAAAAGTTTAATTTTACCATCATTTTTGTAACCCATGATCAATCTGAAGCGATGGCATTATCTGATCGGATGATGGTTATGGACATGGGTAAGATTATGCAAGTCGGAAAACCGGAAAATCTATATAACAATCCAAAAAACCGGTTTGTACATAGTTTTTTAGGGCAATCCACATTTATTAATGTAGAGCTAAAAGATGGCAAAATTTATCCGGCAGGAGATCATCGACAAGCAATCCCGATGGCGTTACCTGATAAGGCCAATGATAAAATGATTCTTGCCACGAGACCGAATGAAATATCTTTGAATCGAACCACAGGATTCAAAAGCAAAATCGAAAAAAGAATTTTTATGACAGACTGTACCCGATATATGGTGAAAGTCGGAGAGCAAATATTGCAAATAGAAACTCCGCACCACAATGAGTTTAAAGAAGGTGAACCATGCTATGTTGATATACACAATCCAATGTGGTATGAAGATGATGGAGGTGAGGCTGAAAAAGAACGTATGAAACGACAATTAATATAG
- a CDS encoding iron ABC transporter permease has product MSKRKVGSDLARIDGKRFSLDRVLTIVSALLLVIIVVIPVSMIFANALFLDGKLDLAMFIRVIGREENIGAMWNTIQIGFWVTLLGTIMGIFYAWLLGRSDVPLKGLMRGLFTIPYMFPPFFGAMAWDLMLSGRGGYVNTWLMSTFNLSSAPFNMNSLWGIIFVEVSYYFPFVFMQVVSALERMDPTLEESARIAGAKQGYVIRKITLPLVRPAISAGALLILICSLAHFGVPQILGFTNNIFTLPTKIYDLISRAAGDFQGVREATALSILLIGVVAIALIAQKLVLRSGSYDIIKGKSMRPTLIKLRKAKYPLLILSIITLIFIVVVPLVMIFLVGMLKAYGLPLTPENFTFRNYTNVLVDNKMVTDSIKNSLFLSVTAGIVTMFLGVMIAYVINKIKPKGKEVLEVISVLPYSIPGIVLAIGVILAWSGALKVNLYNTIWIILIAYIARYLSFSMKSASAALRQVHSSLEEASRSCGATHLESLRDITLPLIRPAMVSGFFLIFLPAIRELTTSLLLYGPYTRTLGVAIYSLRESGLIPQASALASIAIFIIIICNVVVTQVTKDRKGV; this is encoded by the coding sequence ATGAGTAAAAGAAAAGTTGGCTCGGATTTAGCTAGAATCGATGGAAAAAGGTTTAGCTTGGATCGAGTACTGACCATAGTAAGTGCACTACTCCTTGTGATTATTGTTGTTATACCGGTATCAATGATTTTTGCAAATGCCTTATTTCTTGATGGAAAACTTGACTTAGCAATGTTTATTCGAGTTATTGGACGTGAAGAGAACATAGGAGCGATGTGGAATACGATACAAATTGGATTCTGGGTAACCCTTCTTGGGACAATTATGGGGATCTTTTATGCATGGCTTTTGGGAAGATCAGATGTTCCCTTAAAAGGATTGATGCGAGGCCTCTTTACCATCCCCTATATGTTTCCACCATTTTTTGGTGCGATGGCATGGGATTTGATGTTATCAGGTCGTGGAGGATATGTAAATACATGGCTGATGAGTACGTTTAATCTATCTAGTGCACCATTTAATATGAACTCCTTGTGGGGAATTATTTTTGTAGAAGTATCGTATTATTTTCCATTTGTTTTTATGCAAGTTGTATCTGCTCTTGAGCGCATGGACCCGACGTTAGAAGAGTCGGCAAGAATTGCGGGAGCAAAGCAAGGTTACGTTATTCGTAAAATCACGCTGCCTTTGGTCAGACCGGCAATATCTGCAGGAGCGTTGCTGATTCTTATCTGCTCCTTAGCCCACTTTGGTGTGCCGCAGATTTTAGGTTTTACAAATAATATCTTTACCTTGCCAACAAAAATCTATGATTTGATTAGCCGCGCGGCCGGAGACTTTCAAGGGGTTCGAGAAGCGACAGCTCTATCCATACTATTAATTGGTGTTGTAGCTATTGCTTTAATTGCACAAAAACTTGTACTTCGTTCGGGAAGTTATGACATTATCAAAGGTAAGAGTATGCGTCCAACATTGATTAAATTAAGAAAGGCAAAATATCCTCTACTGATTTTGTCAATTATTACCTTAATATTTATTGTAGTGGTACCGTTGGTTATGATTTTCCTTGTCGGTATGTTAAAGGCATATGGATTACCATTAACACCAGAGAACTTTACATTTAGAAACTATACCAATGTACTGGTTGATAACAAGATGGTGACAGATTCCATCAAAAACTCCTTGTTCCTATCGGTGACAGCCGGAATTGTAACGATGTTCTTAGGAGTTATGATTGCCTATGTTATTAATAAGATTAAGCCAAAAGGAAAAGAAGTACTAGAAGTGATTTCAGTTTTACCGTATTCAATTCCTGGAATCGTGCTTGCCATCGGAGTTATTCTAGCATGGTCTGGAGCATTAAAAGTTAACTTGTATAACACGATTTGGATTATTTTGATTGCTTATATTGCCAGATACTTATCCTTCTCCATGAAAAGTGCGTCAGCAGCTCTTCGTCAAGTACATTCATCGTTAGAAGAGGCATCGCGGTCATGTGGAGCGACCCATTTGGAATCCTTGCGCGATATTACCTTGCCTTTGATTCGACCAGCAATGGTGTCAGGGTTCTTCTTGATTTTCTTACCGGCAATACGAGAATTGACAACATCCTTGTTACTTTATGGACCCTATACCCGAACATTAGGTGTTGCGATTTATTCACTTCGAGAAAGTGGATTGATACCTCAAGCGTCTGCATTAGCTTCGATTGCAATATTTATTATCATTATATGTAATGTGGTCGTGACTCAGGTGACAAAAGATAGGAAAGGGGTATAA
- a CDS encoding ABC transporter ATP-binding protein, which produces MADIRFENITFRYGEHVILNNFSLTVEEGQIMGIVGPSGCGKTTLIRLLSGFIKPEQGEIYIGDTCVFSTKKRINMSPERRRVGVVFQDYAVWPHLTVLENIMYPLKKKKVPKKEAYQRAKNALAQVRMSSYEKHLPAQLSGGQQQRVAIARAIVSSDDVIILDEPITNLDAKLREEMLVEIQMIQKEIGTTIIYITHDQEAALQVCDKIAIMDYEGKICQIGIDEEIIKQPVNKFVYSFIGVSNFIPMVEKNDGVYFLCHDGLKYDKKAPKGFVAGVKNVMGIRPMNIKFNDDSPFKGTIVNATFLGNHYNYFVQFGDQKLRVQRSTLEVKQSRVYLDGEVVGLEFVAPSYYDASERGADDHE; this is translated from the coding sequence ATGGCAGACATTCGATTTGAAAATATAACCTTTCGCTATGGAGAACATGTGATACTTAATAATTTTTCTCTCACGGTAGAAGAAGGTCAAATTATGGGTATTGTAGGTCCCTCAGGTTGTGGGAAAACAACGCTTATTCGACTGCTTAGTGGATTCATCAAGCCTGAACAGGGTGAAATTTATATTGGTGACACCTGCGTGTTTAGCACAAAAAAGCGAATCAACATGTCTCCTGAGCGAAGAAGAGTGGGCGTGGTTTTTCAAGATTATGCCGTATGGCCGCATCTTACTGTACTTGAAAACATTATGTATCCGCTAAAGAAAAAAAAGGTACCTAAAAAAGAAGCATATCAACGAGCAAAAAATGCCTTAGCGCAAGTAAGAATGAGTAGCTATGAAAAACACTTGCCAGCTCAGCTTTCAGGTGGGCAACAGCAGCGTGTTGCTATTGCCCGCGCCATAGTATCATCAGATGATGTGATTATATTAGATGAGCCTATAACAAACTTGGATGCAAAATTACGTGAAGAGATGCTTGTGGAAATACAGATGATTCAAAAAGAAATCGGGACGACGATTATATATATAACCCATGATCAAGAAGCCGCTTTGCAGGTCTGCGATAAAATAGCTATCATGGATTATGAAGGAAAAATTTGTCAGATTGGAATTGATGAAGAGATCATTAAACAACCGGTTAATAAATTTGTCTACTCCTTTATTGGGGTCAGTAATTTTATACCAATGGTTGAAAAAAACGATGGGGTTTATTTTTTATGCCATGATGGTCTAAAATATGACAAAAAAGCACCCAAAGGTTTTGTTGCGGGCGTGAAAAATGTTATGGGAATTCGTCCGATGAATATCAAGTTTAATGATGATTCACCCTTTAAAGGAACCATTGTCAATGCGACTTTCTTAGGAAATCATTATAACTATTTTGTACAATTTGGAGATCAAAAGTTGCGTGTTCAGCGCAGTACATTAGAAGTCAAACAATCACGAGTTTATCTAGATGGAGAGGTTGTCGGGCTGGAATTTGTAGCGCCAAGCTACTACGATGCAAGTGAGAGAGGAGCTGATGATCATGAGTAA
- a CDS encoding ABC transporter substrate-binding protein, whose amino-acid sequence MKKRSVATVLILCLFVVMLFSGCSKDDGNETGDEAGGGTDTTQSNDASTDSSEATESDNGPSGEVMLYSSMQEAQLKALKDGFTAKYPNIKMDYYFAGTGKVVTKIATENQSGQVAADVIWVGDPGNYISFKEKGILAQYESPEAENIGAKFKDPEGYYTGARLVVAGFGYNTNLVTPEEAPKTWDDLLKPEWKDQIIITDPGSSGTSFYAISALLNHEDYGFEFFEKLKEHGAELESGTTATHNKIAAGAYKVGLCLDYVSKNLAKDGATIGFKYPEENLISITSPIALIEGAANEANGKLLYDYILSTEGQQILLDNNLNSVRSDMSSGEGMTIPEIEEASLPVDDKELAEKSKNILEQFDKIFK is encoded by the coding sequence ATGAAGAAAAGAAGTGTAGCAACAGTATTAATTTTATGTCTTTTCGTAGTAATGCTTTTTAGTGGTTGCAGTAAAGACGATGGAAATGAAACAGGGGATGAAGCAGGGGGAGGAACGGATACAACACAAAGTAATGATGCAAGTACAGATTCGAGCGAAGCAACAGAAAGCGATAATGGACCATCAGGTGAAGTCATGTTGTATTCGTCCATGCAAGAGGCGCAACTTAAAGCTTTAAAAGATGGTTTTACAGCAAAGTATCCTAATATTAAGATGGATTATTATTTTGCAGGTACAGGAAAAGTGGTAACTAAGATAGCTACGGAAAATCAATCCGGTCAAGTAGCTGCTGACGTTATTTGGGTAGGAGATCCGGGAAACTATATTTCTTTTAAAGAAAAAGGCATCTTAGCCCAATATGAATCTCCAGAAGCTGAAAATATCGGAGCAAAATTTAAAGATCCTGAAGGATATTACACAGGGGCTCGACTTGTGGTAGCAGGTTTTGGATATAATACGAATCTTGTTACACCGGAAGAAGCACCAAAGACATGGGATGATTTGTTAAAACCTGAGTGGAAAGATCAAATCATCATTACAGACCCAGGATCATCAGGAACATCTTTTTATGCGATTAGTGCTTTATTAAATCATGAAGATTATGGATTTGAATTTTTTGAGAAGTTAAAAGAACATGGTGCTGAGCTTGAGAGTGGAACAACAGCAACCCATAATAAAATCGCAGCGGGTGCTTATAAAGTAGGGCTATGTCTTGACTATGTGTCAAAAAACTTGGCTAAAGATGGTGCGACGATTGGATTTAAATATCCGGAAGAAAATCTTATCTCCATAACAAGTCCTATAGCTTTAATTGAAGGTGCTGCAAATGAAGCCAACGGAAAGTTACTTTATGATTATATTTTATCAACAGAAGGGCAACAAATCCTACTGGACAATAATTTGAATTCGGTTCGTAGTGATATGAGTTCAGGTGAAGGAATGACAATTCCGGAAATCGAAGAAGCAAGCTTACCCGTTGATGACAAAGAATTAGCAGAAAAAAGCAAAAATATTCTAGAACAGTTCGACAAGATTTTTAAATAG